The Dyadobacter subterraneus genome window below encodes:
- a CDS encoding NAD-dependent epimerase/dehydratase family protein, whose protein sequence is MKSERILVIGANGQIGSVLVEYLRGMYGESQVIASDLKRNSDRQDYFEVLDATDGKTLDKIVKRHGITQIYHLAAILSAKGEQDPLNTWQINMQTYFNVLEVARENGVKKIFYPSSIAVFGSHVHGSADQFSYLDPSTVYGISKAAGENWSNYYFNRYGMDIRSLRYPGIISYQSMPGGGTTDYAVDIYHKAVKGEHFDCFLKEDTTLPMIYMSDAMDATVRLMEAPAEKITVRTGYNLAGMSFSPKEIYESIRKIIPDFEISYNPDYRQAIAESWPQEIDDSEARADWGWRPAYSLDKMTEEMITELRKKYEIVRS, encoded by the coding sequence ATGAAATCTGAACGAATTTTAGTGATCGGAGCAAATGGCCAGATTGGATCGGTGCTGGTGGAATATTTGCGCGGTATGTATGGTGAAAGCCAGGTTATTGCTTCTGACTTAAAAAGAAATTCGGATCGACAGGATTATTTTGAGGTGTTGGATGCAACAGACGGAAAGACGCTGGATAAAATCGTGAAACGTCACGGTATAACACAAATTTATCACCTTGCTGCAATTCTGTCTGCAAAGGGCGAGCAGGACCCATTGAATACCTGGCAAATCAATATGCAAACCTATTTCAATGTGCTGGAAGTAGCCCGAGAAAATGGTGTCAAAAAGATATTTTATCCGAGTTCGATAGCCGTTTTTGGATCACATGTGCATGGTTCGGCAGATCAGTTTTCTTATCTGGATCCATCTACGGTTTACGGAATCAGTAAGGCGGCTGGTGAAAACTGGTCGAATTATTACTTCAATCGTTACGGAATGGATATTCGCTCATTGCGTTATCCGGGAATTATCAGTTATCAATCGATGCCGGGCGGAGGTACTACGGATTATGCCGTTGACATTTATCACAAAGCTGTAAAAGGTGAACATTTTGATTGTTTCCTGAAAGAGGATACAACGCTTCCCATGATTTATATGAGCGATGCCATGGATGCAACGGTTCGTTTGATGGAAGCTCCTGCGGAAAAAATCACTGTTCGAACGGGTTACAATCTTGCCGGAATGAGCTTTTCACCAAAAGAAATTTACGAAAGTATCCGTAAGATCATCCCTGATTTTGAAATAAGTTACAACCCGGATTATCGTCAGGCAATCGCTGAATCATGGCCGCAAGAAATTGACGATTCCGAAGCCAGAGCCGATTGGGGATGGCGTCCGGCTTATTCGCTGGATAAAATGACTGAAGAAATGATTACTGAATTAAGAAAAAAATATGAAATAGTAAGAAGCTAA
- a CDS encoding Lrp/AsnC family transcriptional regulator codes for MEEIDKIDTKILRILQKDAKKTTKEIANILNLTISPIYERIRRLENLGFIKQYVAILDKKLINRPITTICQVSMRYHNEAFIEKFEQEIQNLDEVQECYHMAGQVDFLLKINVRSLDEYHDFVKYKLSKIDNIGVLNSTFVLKEIKHTSEFYI; via the coding sequence ATGGAAGAAATAGATAAGATCGACACCAAAATTTTACGCATTTTACAAAAGGATGCCAAGAAAACGACGAAGGAAATTGCCAATATTCTCAACCTTACTATTTCACCAATTTACGAGCGGATTCGGCGGCTGGAAAATCTGGGATTTATCAAGCAATACGTCGCCATTCTGGATAAAAAATTAATCAACAGACCTATTACTACGATCTGTCAGGTTTCTATGCGCTATCATAATGAAGCCTTCATAGAAAAGTTTGAACAGGAAATCCAGAATCTGGATGAGGTGCAGGAATGTTACCATATGGCGGGGCAAGTGGATTTTCTTTTGAAAATCAATGTCCGAAGTCTGGATGAATATCATGACTTCGTAAAATATAAATTATCCAAAATTGATAACATCGGCGTGCTCAACAGTACGTTCGTTTTAAAGGAAATCAAACATACTTCTGAATTTTACATTTGA
- a CDS encoding DUF4249 domain-containing protein, with translation MNRINKYCVLAIGFIASLLLLYSCVEPFSPPEVNSDAKYLVIDGFLNMGSDTSRINLSHTQSSTATEAVLNEVGAIITAEEEKGQTYNFVEEGNGSYYLPHQNFNVTGKYRLHIKTANGKEYVSDYVEVKSTPPIDSVAYKYDSRQEGGVMYVNTHDPKNLTRFYRWKFEETWEYRSAFYSGLEVVNKQIISRRENVNTCWRTIKSGNILLGSTIKLSQDIIKDLPLTVVPVSTNKLYIKYSILVKQYGLTQDAFEYWTSLAKTTEGTGSLFDPLPSQVTGNFKCVTDSKELVFGYFSASVEQTKRIFISPGLGAYPTCARPDTLTISEAMNSTPGEVLLNFTGTRPDSVLYSNAACADCRAQGGTTTKPSFWQ, from the coding sequence ATGAACAGGATAAATAAGTACTGCGTATTGGCAATTGGTTTCATCGCATCTTTGCTTTTGCTGTATAGCTGCGTGGAGCCATTTTCTCCGCCGGAAGTTAATTCAGATGCAAAATATCTGGTTATTGACGGGTTTTTAAACATGGGCTCCGACACCAGCAGGATTAATTTAAGCCATACGCAAAGTTCGACCGCCACGGAAGCTGTTTTGAATGAAGTTGGGGCTATAATTACAGCGGAGGAGGAAAAAGGGCAGACTTACAATTTTGTTGAGGAAGGAAACGGATCGTATTATCTGCCACATCAAAATTTTAATGTAACCGGGAAATACCGTCTTCATATCAAAACAGCAAACGGAAAAGAATATGTTTCGGATTATGTTGAGGTAAAAAGCACCCCACCGATCGACAGCGTAGCTTATAAATATGACAGTCGCCAGGAGGGAGGCGTTATGTATGTCAACACGCATGATCCAAAAAATCTTACCCGGTTTTACCGCTGGAAATTTGAAGAAACCTGGGAATATCGTTCTGCTTTTTATTCGGGACTGGAAGTTGTTAACAAGCAAATTATTTCCAGAAGAGAGAATGTTAACACTTGCTGGCGGACAATCAAATCCGGGAATATTCTGTTGGGTTCTACAATTAAATTGTCGCAGGATATTATAAAAGATCTTCCGCTGACTGTGGTTCCGGTTTCTACCAATAAACTTTATATCAAATATAGTATTCTGGTAAAACAATATGGATTGACGCAGGATGCTTTTGAATACTGGACAAGCCTGGCCAAAACAACCGAAGGAACAGGCAGTTTATTTGATCCGCTGCCTTCACAGGTTACCGGAAATTTTAAATGTGTAACAGATTCGAAAGAGTTGGTTTTTGGCTATTTCAGCGCATCCGTGGAGCAGACCAAAAGAATATTTATATCACCAGGGTTAGGTGCGTATCCAACCTGCGCCAGACCTGATACTTTGACAATATCCGAAGCGATGAATTCAACTCCGGGTGAAGTTCTTTTAAATTTTACGGGAACAAGACCGGATTCAGTTCTTTATAGTAATGCTGCCTGTGCGGATTGCAGAGCGCAGGGAGGCACAACGACAAAACCTTCTTTTTGGCAATAA